Proteins from a genomic interval of Oleidesulfovibrio alaskensis DSM 16109:
- a CDS encoding TIGR00269 family protein: MKCKRCKATAAVALPSHHAGFCEECYDLFFTRQVEKGIRRQKLLTFEDRVLVALSGGKDSLALMLVLSKLGYNVTGLHIDLAIPGSSPVARGVVERFCHKHGFKLIVKEMAEEGLAIPLVKARLNRPVCSACGKIKRYFFNKTALDEGYTVLATGHNLDDEIARLFSNTLRWDIAYLSDQGPALPAEGGFARKIKPLYRLSEFETANYSFLQGIEYHYAPCPYSQGASFTQYKKLWADLEDQMPGRKLDFYLGFLERGKEIFARHEQTHGDQLQPCERCGYPTSAEVCGVCRIREAVSRDDG, translated from the coding sequence ATGAAATGCAAACGCTGCAAAGCCACGGCAGCTGTGGCTTTGCCCAGCCACCATGCCGGCTTCTGCGAAGAATGCTACGATCTTTTCTTTACGCGGCAGGTGGAAAAAGGCATCCGCAGGCAAAAGCTGCTCACTTTTGAAGACCGCGTTCTCGTGGCGCTTTCCGGCGGTAAAGATTCTCTGGCGCTCATGCTTGTGCTCAGCAAGCTGGGCTACAATGTGACAGGTCTGCATATCGACCTTGCCATTCCCGGTTCGTCACCGGTGGCGCGCGGTGTGGTGGAACGGTTCTGCCACAAGCACGGCTTCAAGCTGATAGTCAAGGAAATGGCCGAAGAAGGTCTGGCCATACCGCTGGTCAAGGCACGCCTCAACCGGCCGGTATGTTCCGCCTGCGGCAAGATAAAACGGTATTTTTTCAACAAGACCGCGCTGGACGAAGGGTACACGGTTCTGGCCACCGGCCATAATCTGGATGACGAAATCGCCCGGCTGTTTTCCAACACGCTGCGCTGGGATATTGCCTACCTGAGCGATCAGGGCCCCGCCCTGCCCGCCGAAGGCGGTTTCGCACGCAAAATAAAGCCCCTGTACCGCCTTTCGGAATTTGAAACCGCAAACTACAGCTTTCTGCAGGGCATCGAATACCACTATGCGCCCTGCCCTTATTCGCAGGGGGCCAGCTTTACCCAGTACAAAAAACTGTGGGCCGATCTGGAAGACCAGATGCCCGGCCGCAAGCTGGATTTTTATCTGGGCTTTCTTGAGCGCGGCAAAGAAATCTTTGCCCGTCATGAGCAGACCCACGGCGACCAGCTGCAACCCTGCGAGCGCTGCGGCTACCCGACCTCGGCAGAGGTCTGCGGCGTATGCCGCATCAGAGAGGCTGTCAGCCGCGACGACGGCTGA
- a CDS encoding site-2 protease family protein: MFDIDFAQSVQRIAVAFVPMMLGMVCHEVAHGWAAWRMGDPTARAQGRLTLNPLVHLDPMGSLMFVITALTSPFVLGWARPVPVDARWFRKPSRDMMLVSFAGPCTNFILAVMFAVLLKVLVHVLPHQMQQGIFFEFFLNMSAIGIWINFTLGWFNLIPVPPLDGSHILAGLLPPALARQYHQIGRYGIIVVLILLASGILGRVLWPLVDGSARVVTSMLGLAI, from the coding sequence ATGTTTGACATTGATTTCGCACAGAGCGTTCAGCGCATCGCCGTGGCCTTCGTGCCCATGATGCTCGGCATGGTCTGCCATGAGGTGGCCCACGGATGGGCAGCGTGGCGCATGGGTGACCCCACGGCCAGAGCGCAGGGGCGGCTTACCCTCAATCCGCTGGTGCACCTTGATCCCATGGGTTCGCTCATGTTTGTGATCACGGCGCTCACCAGCCCATTTGTGCTGGGCTGGGCACGTCCGGTGCCCGTCGATGCACGCTGGTTCCGCAAGCCTTCCAGAGATATGATGCTGGTCTCCTTTGCGGGGCCGTGTACCAATTTCATACTGGCGGTCATGTTTGCCGTGCTGCTCAAGGTGCTGGTGCATGTACTGCCCCACCAGATGCAGCAGGGAATTTTCTTTGAGTTTTTTCTGAACATGTCGGCCATAGGCATATGGATAAATTTCACGCTTGGATGGTTTAACCTGATTCCCGTACCGCCGCTGGACGGAAGTCATATCCTTGCGGGACTGCTGCCGCCCGCGCTGGCCCGGCAGTACCATCAGATAGGCCGTTACGGCATCATCGTGGTTTTGATTCTGCTTGCAAGCGGCATACTGGGCCGCGTGCTGTGGCCGCTTGTGGATGGTTCCGCCCGTGTGGTCACTTCCATGCTCGGGCTTGCCATCTGA
- a CDS encoding YkgJ family cysteine cluster protein gives MTAPHTETDSTQQFLDSMPELKPGEKFQFACHPGVACFNACCSDLTMPLSPYDVLRLRQETGQDSEGFISTFARVETYPDTNFPILYMKMTDGPVRPCPFVSQAGCQVYPNRPAACRTYPLGRGTRVDAQSRLVEQYFIIAEQHCHGFAEEPVWTSEEWLQDQGLARYNYFGDRYTRLMGRAMETGLVLTQKQLTLCLLALYEADRFGAFISGVNLFARLNVSAQEQARILEDEEARLEFGFDWTELVLFGDNERLQVVNP, from the coding sequence ATGACCGCACCGCATACGGAAACAGACAGCACTCAGCAGTTTCTGGACAGCATGCCCGAGCTGAAGCCGGGCGAAAAATTCCAGTTTGCCTGCCATCCCGGCGTGGCCTGTTTCAACGCCTGCTGTTCCGATCTCACCATGCCGCTGTCACCGTATGACGTGCTGCGCCTGCGGCAGGAAACAGGTCAGGACAGCGAAGGCTTCATTTCCACTTTTGCCCGTGTGGAAACATATCCGGACACCAATTTTCCCATTCTGTACATGAAGATGACGGATGGCCCCGTGCGGCCCTGTCCTTTTGTTTCACAGGCCGGCTGTCAGGTATATCCCAACCGTCCGGCCGCGTGCCGCACCTACCCGCTGGGCCGCGGCACCCGTGTGGATGCTCAGAGCCGGCTGGTGGAACAGTATTTCATCATTGCCGAACAGCACTGTCACGGATTTGCCGAAGAACCTGTCTGGACCAGTGAAGAATGGCTTCAGGATCAGGGGCTGGCGCGGTATAATTATTTCGGCGACAGATACACCCGTCTTATGGGCCGCGCCATGGAAACGGGCCTTGTGCTTACGCAGAAGCAGCTTACCCTGTGCCTGCTGGCATTGTACGAGGCAGACCGTTTCGGCGCCTTTATCAGCGGTGTGAACCTGTTTGCCCGGCTTAACGTTTCCGCGCAGGAGCAGGCCCGCATCCTTGAGGATGAGGAAGCCCGGCTGGAATTCGGCTTTGACTGGACCGAGCTGGTGCTTTTCGGCGACAATGAACGTCTTCAGGTGGTTAACCCGTAA
- a CDS encoding response regulator: MPAKTILVVDDEKHIRMLYKEELEAEGYTIATSDGQEPILQVVAREKPHLVILDIKLAPDVSGLDLLQQIRSQDQQLPVILSTAYDSFQHDLKSIAADYYVVKSVDLTELKSKVAQALADRG; encoded by the coding sequence ATGCCAGCAAAGACAATCCTTGTGGTGGACGATGAAAAACACATAAGGATGCTGTACAAGGAAGAACTGGAGGCCGAAGGCTACACCATTGCCACCTCGGACGGACAGGAACCCATTCTGCAGGTGGTGGCCCGTGAAAAACCGCACCTTGTCATTCTGGACATCAAGCTTGCGCCGGATGTTTCGGGTCTTGACCTGCTGCAGCAGATACGCAGTCAGGACCAGCAGCTGCCCGTTATTCTGAGTACCGCGTATGACAGTTTTCAGCACGATCTCAAATCCATTGCCGCGGACTACTATGTGGTGAAATCCGTGGACCTGACGGAACTGAAGAGCAAGGTGGCTCAGGCTCTTGCCGACCGCGGGTAG
- a CDS encoding glycosyltransferase, whose protein sequence is MFSDPPPAVTVLMPVYNAAGLLRQGASALEAAVHSVLCQQFHSFELLAVDDGSTDGTAGVLHRLAAQDQRMRVLHVSHGGIVSALNAGLAAARGRYIARMDADDICHPHRLALQAAHLDRHPETGLVACRVRFAGDRAACGGYARYVDWTNTLLSPQDIALGRFRESPFAHPSVMFRASTVHAHGAYADGPFPEDYELWLRWLECGVRMAKLPQTLLDWYDPPTRLSRTHGNYGTDNFYRLKTRYLARWLAARNPHHPHVTVIGAGRTSRRRAALLREHGIVIDRWIDVDPRKIGNVVDGARVHGRDALPEAGRGFSLAYLAGHGAAEELVPFLESTGRRNGTDFLLAS, encoded by the coding sequence ATGTTTTCAGACCCCCCGCCGGCGGTCACCGTTCTCATGCCCGTATACAATGCGGCGGGCCTGCTGCGTCAGGGCGCCAGCGCTCTGGAAGCAGCGGTGCACAGCGTGCTGTGCCAGCAGTTTCACAGCTTTGAGCTGCTGGCCGTGGATGACGGTTCCACAGACGGCACGGCCGGGGTTCTGCACCGTCTGGCCGCGCAGGATCAGCGCATGCGGGTACTGCATGTGAGCCATGGCGGCATTGTGTCCGCCCTCAACGCCGGACTTGCCGCAGCGCGCGGCAGGTACATCGCCCGCATGGACGCGGACGACATCTGCCACCCCCACAGGCTGGCACTGCAGGCGGCGCATCTGGACAGGCATCCGGAAACAGGCCTTGTGGCCTGCCGCGTCCGCTTTGCGGGCGACCGTGCAGCCTGCGGCGGGTATGCCCGCTATGTAGACTGGACAAATACCCTGCTCTCGCCGCAGGACATCGCGCTGGGGCGCTTCCGCGAGTCGCCCTTCGCCCATCCTTCCGTCATGTTCCGCGCGTCAACGGTGCATGCCCACGGCGCCTATGCGGACGGCCCTTTTCCAGAAGACTACGAGCTATGGCTGCGCTGGCTTGAATGCGGCGTACGCATGGCCAAACTGCCCCAGACCCTGCTGGACTGGTACGACCCGCCCACCCGGCTTTCGCGCACCCACGGCAACTACGGCACCGACAACTTCTACCGGTTGAAAACACGGTATCTCGCCCGCTGGCTGGCGGCCCGCAATCCGCACCACCCGCATGTGACCGTCATCGGCGCCGGCAGGACAAGCCGTCGCAGGGCAGCCCTGCTGCGCGAACACGGCATTGTCATCGACCGCTGGATTGATGTGGACCCGCGCAAAATCGGCAATGTGGTGGACGGTGCCCGCGTGCACGGCAGAGACGCCCTGCCGGAAGCCGGCAGAGGGTTCAGCCTTGCCTATCTCGCCGGACACGGCGCCGCGGAAGAGCTGGTGCCCTTTCTGGAAAGCACGGGCCGCCGCAACGGCACAGACTTCCTGCTGGCATCCTGA
- the rfaE2 gene encoding D-glycero-beta-D-manno-heptose 1-phosphate adenylyltransferase, with amino-acid sequence MNAEQAASCLAHPKVVTSEELQRRLAGRRGEKVVFTNGCYDILHPGHVDLLARARAQGDLLVLGLNSDASVRRQGKGADRPVNTFAVRAFVLAHLESVDYVVMFEEDTPYNLISAVRPQVLVKGGDWTPDRIVGRDIVEADGGRVLSLPLLEGYSTTALISRIRTALR; translated from the coding sequence ATGAATGCAGAGCAGGCGGCGTCTTGTCTGGCGCATCCCAAAGTGGTCACCTCCGAAGAACTGCAGCGGCGGCTTGCCGGGCGCCGCGGTGAAAAGGTGGTCTTTACCAACGGCTGTTACGACATCCTGCACCCCGGCCATGTGGACCTGCTGGCGCGCGCCCGTGCACAGGGTGACCTGCTGGTGCTGGGACTGAACAGTGACGCTTCCGTGCGCCGTCAGGGCAAGGGCGCGGACAGGCCGGTAAACACGTTTGCCGTGCGCGCTTTTGTGCTGGCCCATCTGGAAAGTGTGGATTACGTCGTCATGTTCGAGGAGGACACCCCCTATAACCTTATCAGTGCCGTGCGGCCGCAGGTGCTGGTGAAAGGCGGTGACTGGACGCCGGACAGAATAGTGGGGCGTGATATAGTGGAGGCTGACGGCGGCAGGGTGCTTTCGTTGCCGCTGCTGGAGGGATATTCCACAACGGCGCTTATCAGCAGGATACGTACTGCTTTGCGGTAA
- a CDS encoding FAD-binding and (Fe-S)-binding domain-containing protein, translated as MLPERYRQFHKELLEFIPADNIYTDPLRTLAYGTDASFYRLIPKIVVDTNVEDEVVGILKLASSHKLPVTFRAAGTSLSGQAVSDSVLIRLGDGWRKFKIFDEASKVQLQPGIIGSHANRLLAEFGKKIGPDPASIDSAKIGGIVANNASGMCCGVAENSYKTLHSMRVVMYDGTTLDTSDDKSRAEFARRHPNVLERLRLLRQKVMADNSLAELITRKFKIKNTTGYSLNALVDFEDPFDILQHLMIGSEGTLGFISEVTYRTVIEHRHKASALMLFPDIKSACEATIVLKQQPVAAVELIDRAGLRSVQDKPGMPGGLTDLGEEAAALLVETRSNEKDTLNRQIAEILASIEHIPCVHPHVFTDVPEEFGKLWAVRKGLFPAVGAVRRIGTTVIIEDVAFPIESLAQATLELQGLFKKHGYDEAIIFGHALEGNLHFVFTQDFGDRAEVSRYQAFMDDVCAMVAGAYKGSLKAEHGTGRNMAPFVEMEWGRDAYMLMKEIKNIFDPHGLLNPGVIINEDAEAHIKNLKPLPAAHSIVDKCIECGFCEPICPSRDVTFTPRQRIVSWREVCRMENEEEKNKLLKTLLKGYNYLGEDTCAADGLCATRCPVGINTGSFIKHLRSTKVGPRAHKAATWVGDHFGTVAKTVATGLKGVSLAHRLFGTTFMDGASRTLRVVSLKKIPMWNKEMPGGLSPVKPVPVNQANPLKAVYFPSCVSRTMGPAKNDRDRDPLPAKTVSLLAKAGYEVIFPEGMENLCCGQAFESKGYMAQADAKSKELGDALLKASGNGELPVLCDTSPCLYRMKETLDKRLTLWEPIDFVLEHLTDKLEFTRLPRRVAIHSTCTARKMGLDAKFKKLAELCAEEVVVPEDVFCCGFAGDRGFSFPELNASALKELRPQVERCDDGYSTSRTCEIGLSLHGGLSYRSILYLVDEATKPLPRG; from the coding sequence ATGCTTCCCGAACGGTACAGGCAATTTCACAAGGAACTGCTGGAATTCATTCCCGCAGACAATATCTACACCGACCCCCTGCGCACTCTTGCCTACGGCACGGATGCCAGCTTTTACCGTCTCATCCCCAAAATCGTCGTGGACACCAATGTGGAAGACGAGGTGGTGGGCATACTCAAGCTGGCAAGCAGCCACAAACTGCCGGTCACATTCCGCGCCGCAGGCACCAGCCTGTCCGGACAGGCGGTTTCCGATTCCGTGCTCATCCGGCTGGGTGACGGCTGGCGCAAATTCAAAATTTTTGATGAAGCTTCCAAGGTGCAGCTGCAACCGGGCATCATAGGCAGCCATGCCAACCGCCTGCTGGCGGAGTTCGGTAAAAAAATCGGCCCCGACCCCGCATCCATCGACAGCGCCAAAATAGGCGGCATTGTGGCTAACAACGCTTCCGGCATGTGCTGCGGTGTGGCGGAAAACAGCTATAAAACCCTGCACAGCATGCGGGTTGTCATGTACGACGGCACCACGCTGGACACATCGGACGACAAAAGCCGGGCCGAATTTGCCCGCAGGCACCCTAATGTGCTGGAAAGACTGCGTCTGCTGCGTCAGAAGGTCATGGCAGACAACAGCCTGGCCGAACTTATCACCAGAAAATTCAAGATAAAAAACACCACAGGATACAGCCTGAACGCGCTGGTGGACTTTGAAGACCCCTTTGACATTCTGCAGCACCTGATGATCGGCTCGGAAGGTACGCTGGGCTTCATATCCGAAGTGACCTACCGCACGGTGATAGAACACAGGCACAAGGCTTCGGCGCTGATGCTCTTCCCCGACATCAAGTCCGCGTGCGAAGCAACCATTGTGCTCAAACAGCAGCCCGTGGCCGCAGTGGAGCTTATAGACCGCGCCGGTCTGCGCAGCGTGCAGGACAAACCGGGCATGCCCGGCGGCCTGACCGATCTGGGTGAAGAAGCCGCAGCGCTGCTGGTGGAAACCCGCTCAAACGAAAAAGACACACTGAACAGGCAGATAGCTGAAATTCTTGCCTCCATCGAGCATATTCCCTGCGTGCACCCCCATGTATTCACCGATGTGCCCGAAGAATTCGGCAAGCTGTGGGCGGTGCGCAAAGGTCTGTTCCCTGCAGTGGGAGCCGTCCGGCGCATCGGCACCACCGTCATCATCGAAGACGTGGCCTTTCCCATCGAATCACTGGCACAGGCAACACTGGAACTGCAGGGTCTGTTCAAAAAACACGGCTACGACGAAGCCATCATTTTCGGCCATGCGCTGGAAGGCAACCTGCATTTCGTGTTCACTCAGGACTTCGGCGACCGTGCCGAAGTAAGCCGGTATCAGGCGTTCATGGACGACGTGTGTGCCATGGTGGCCGGAGCCTATAAGGGTTCGCTGAAGGCGGAACACGGCACAGGCCGCAACATGGCGCCTTTTGTGGAAATGGAATGGGGCCGCGACGCCTACATGCTGATGAAGGAAATCAAGAACATCTTCGACCCGCACGGGCTGCTCAATCCCGGCGTCATCATCAACGAGGATGCCGAAGCCCACATCAAAAACCTGAAGCCCCTGCCCGCCGCCCACTCCATTGTGGACAAATGCATCGAATGCGGCTTCTGCGAACCCATCTGCCCTTCGCGCGATGTGACATTCACCCCCCGCCAGCGCATTGTAAGCTGGCGCGAAGTTTGCCGCATGGAAAACGAAGAAGAGAAGAACAAGCTGCTTAAAACCCTGCTGAAGGGATACAATTATCTGGGCGAAGACACCTGTGCGGCGGACGGGCTGTGCGCCACCCGCTGTCCCGTGGGAATCAACACAGGCTCGTTCATCAAGCATCTGCGTTCCACCAAAGTGGGACCGCGGGCGCACAAGGCCGCCACATGGGTGGGCGACCATTTCGGCACCGTGGCAAAAACAGTGGCCACCGGACTCAAAGGGGTAAGTCTGGCACACCGGCTTTTCGGCACCACATTCATGGACGGGGCTTCCAGAACGCTGCGCGTGGTTTCGCTGAAAAAAATTCCCATGTGGAACAAAGAGATGCCCGGCGGGCTTTCCCCCGTCAAACCGGTGCCGGTTAATCAGGCAAACCCCCTTAAGGCTGTGTACTTTCCCAGCTGCGTCAGCCGCACCATGGGACCGGCAAAAAATGACCGCGACCGCGACCCGCTGCCGGCAAAAACCGTATCGCTGCTGGCAAAAGCCGGTTACGAAGTCATCTTCCCCGAAGGCATGGAAAACCTGTGCTGCGGGCAGGCGTTTGAATCCAAAGGCTATATGGCGCAGGCCGATGCAAAATCCAAGGAACTGGGCGACGCACTGCTGAAAGCTTCCGGCAACGGAGAGCTGCCGGTACTGTGCGACACCAGCCCCTGCCTGTACCGCATGAAAGAAACCCTCGATAAGCGCCTCACCCTGTGGGAACCCATCGACTTTGTGCTGGAACACCTTACCGACAAGCTGGAGTTCACCCGACTGCCGCGCAGGGTGGCCATCCATTCCACCTGCACCGCACGCAAAATGGGTCTGGATGCCAAGTTTAAAAAACTGGCGGAACTGTGCGCCGAAGAAGTGGTGGTACCCGAAGACGTGTTCTGCTGCGGGTTCGCCGGAGACCGGGGATTCAGCTTTCCCGAGCTGAATGCTTCGGCACTGAAGGAACTGCGCCCGCAGGTGGAACGCTGCGACGACGGCTATTCCACATCACGCACATGTGAAATAGGCCTGTCCCTGCATGGCGGGCTTTCATACCGTTCCATCCTGTATCTGGTGGATGAAGCCACAAAGCCGCTGCCGCGCGGCTAG
- the trpS gene encoding tryptophan--tRNA ligase, which yields MSNNRTVSGMRPTGALHLGHYFGVLKNWVEMQHEMEAFFFVADWHALTSDFADPTRIKGFVPELVMDWVASGLDPQKCTIFQQSQVKQHAELHLLLSMITPLGWLERCPTYKEQQQQITNKDLGNYGFLGYPVLMASDILIYRPQWVPVGQDQLPHLEMTREICRRFNHFYGEYLVEPQARLTPAAKCPGLDGRKMSKSYGNAIHLGEPMEDIIPKVRGMKTDENRLRRNDPGNPEVCNLFPYHVLMTAEDRQAEIRQGCTSAGLGCVDCKKILLESLERFLTPIHERRRELESRPDTVWDILRDGNARAREEAERTMEGVRQRLSFDF from the coding sequence ATGAGCAATAATCGCACTGTTTCGGGCATGCGTCCCACCGGCGCACTGCACCTTGGCCACTACTTCGGCGTGCTGAAAAACTGGGTGGAAATGCAGCACGAAATGGAAGCATTTTTCTTTGTGGCCGACTGGCACGCCCTGACAAGCGACTTCGCCGATCCTACCCGCATCAAGGGCTTTGTGCCCGAACTGGTGATGGACTGGGTAGCCTCCGGTCTTGATCCTCAGAAGTGTACCATTTTTCAGCAGTCGCAGGTCAAACAGCACGCCGAGCTGCACCTGCTGCTTTCCATGATAACTCCGCTGGGCTGGCTGGAACGCTGTCCCACGTACAAGGAACAGCAGCAGCAGATAACCAACAAAGATCTGGGTAACTACGGTTTTCTGGGGTACCCCGTGCTGATGGCTTCCGACATTCTCATCTACCGGCCTCAGTGGGTTCCGGTGGGACAGGACCAGCTGCCGCACCTTGAAATGACCCGTGAAATCTGCCGCCGCTTCAACCATTTCTACGGTGAATATCTTGTGGAACCTCAGGCCCGCCTGACCCCCGCCGCCAAATGTCCCGGCCTTGACGGGCGCAAGATGTCCAAAAGCTACGGCAACGCCATTCATCTGGGTGAGCCCATGGAAGACATCATACCCAAGGTGCGCGGCATGAAGACGGATGAAAACCGTCTGCGGCGCAATGATCCGGGCAATCCTGAGGTGTGCAACCTGTTCCCCTACCACGTGCTGATGACCGCGGAAGACAGGCAGGCCGAAATACGTCAGGGCTGCACTTCTGCCGGGCTGGGCTGTGTGGACTGTAAAAAAATTCTTCTTGAAAGCCTTGAGCGTTTTCTGACGCCCATCCACGAGCGCCGCAGAGAGCTGGAAAGCCGTCCCGACACGGTGTGGGACATTCTGCGCGACGGCAACGCCCGCGCCCGTGAAGAGGCCGAGCGCACCATGGAAGGCGTGCGTCAGCGTCTAAGCTTTGATTTTTAA
- a CDS encoding glycosyltransferase, with the protein MDTNVLKADLHVHSRHSTRPSQWILQKLGCAESYTDPQALYRTALKRGMDLVTITDHNTIAGSLEIAHLPHTFVSEEITAYFPEDRCKLHVLAWNITEAHHDDITRLRENVYDLVDYLIQQDIAHAIAHPMYSLNDKLTVDHMERMVLLFRAFELNGSRDAYQNALLRQMLQSLDEAAVTRLADKHGMTPRMDRPWEKTLTAGSDDHSSLNIARSHTVVGPVTGSGSGRVQDFLRGIMDGRSHPAGRDATPETMAHNLYSIAYQFYKQKFGLGAHVHRDLLLRFVDRSLCSSPEPESGFMAKLHGLIGYRRPAHFFSGPPRSVQGLLQKEAEDIIWNDTELREIAAAQTKNDPAGEDTWFRFVNRATEKVMTQFGTSLLDNVKGADLFSVFNAMGSAGSLYAMLAPYFVAYTLFTRDREFCRTCRDAFTGQTDHAARLHVGHFTDTFYDVNGVALTLQMQLDMAFKNNKQLKVITCGPSEGEAARRPGVVNFTPVGSCTMPEYPELTLFYPPVLRMIHHCYTQNFTHIHSATPGPIGLVALAVARILKLPVHATYHTAFPQYVSMLTEDAGLEDAMWRYMVWYYNQMDRVYVPSHATGEELVARGIHPSRVVFYPRGIDTEKFSPAHRNGFYGRYGAHAGKTRLLYVGRISREKNMHVLANAFTQLLRRRSDVELAVVGDGPWTDAMKAQLSGLPVLFTGYLTDGDLSAAYASADVFVFPSGTDTFGNVVLEAQASALPVIVTDKGGPAENMLPDETGLMVPEGDAQALAAAMHALCADSAMRTRMSREARAYAQSRSFEAAFLKQWNMYRLQNVA; encoded by the coding sequence ATGGACACCAATGTCCTGAAGGCCGATCTGCATGTCCACTCTCGCCATTCCACCCGGCCGTCACAATGGATTCTGCAGAAACTCGGCTGCGCCGAAAGCTATACCGACCCGCAGGCTCTCTACCGCACGGCTCTGAAACGGGGCATGGATCTTGTCACCATAACCGATCACAACACCATCGCCGGAAGCCTTGAAATAGCTCACCTGCCCCACACCTTTGTCAGTGAAGAAATAACGGCCTATTTTCCCGAAGACCGCTGCAAGCTGCATGTGCTTGCATGGAACATCACCGAAGCCCACCACGATGACATCACCAGACTGCGCGAAAATGTCTACGACCTTGTGGACTATCTGATACAGCAGGATATCGCCCATGCCATTGCCCATCCCATGTATTCACTTAACGACAAGCTTACGGTGGATCATATGGAACGCATGGTGCTGCTGTTCAGGGCCTTCGAGCTGAACGGTTCGCGCGATGCCTACCAGAATGCCCTGCTGCGCCAGATGCTGCAAAGTCTGGACGAAGCCGCGGTAACCCGTCTGGCGGACAAACACGGTATGACCCCGCGCATGGACAGACCCTGGGAAAAAACGCTCACCGCGGGTTCGGACGACCACTCGTCCTTGAACATTGCCCGCAGCCATACCGTGGTGGGGCCTGTAACAGGCAGCGGTTCCGGCAGGGTGCAGGACTTTCTGCGCGGCATCATGGACGGCCGGTCACACCCGGCAGGGCGCGACGCCACCCCCGAAACCATGGCGCACAATCTGTACTCCATCGCCTACCAGTTTTATAAACAGAAGTTCGGTCTGGGCGCCCACGTGCACCGCGACCTGCTGCTGCGTTTTGTCGACCGGTCGCTGTGCTCTTCGCCCGAGCCGGAAAGCGGCTTTATGGCAAAACTGCACGGGCTCATAGGCTACCGCCGGCCCGCGCATTTTTTTTCCGGCCCGCCGCGTTCCGTGCAGGGACTGCTGCAGAAGGAAGCCGAAGACATTATCTGGAACGATACGGAACTGCGTGAAATAGCCGCCGCCCAGACAAAAAACGACCCCGCCGGCGAGGATACATGGTTCCGCTTTGTCAACCGCGCCACGGAAAAGGTCATGACCCAGTTCGGCACAAGCCTGCTGGACAACGTCAAGGGCGCCGACCTGTTCAGCGTGTTCAACGCCATGGGTTCGGCAGGCTCGCTGTACGCCATGCTGGCCCCCTATTTCGTGGCATACACCCTGTTCACCAGAGACAGGGAATTCTGCCGCACCTGCCGCGACGCCTTTACCGGACAGACGGACCATGCCGCACGGCTGCATGTGGGGCATTTCACCGATACATTCTATGATGTGAACGGCGTGGCGCTGACTCTGCAGATGCAGCTGGACATGGCCTTTAAAAACAACAAGCAGCTCAAGGTCATCACCTGCGGTCCCAGTGAAGGCGAGGCGGCCCGCCGTCCCGGCGTGGTGAACTTCACCCCCGTCGGTTCATGCACCATGCCGGAATATCCCGAGCTGACCCTTTTTTACCCGCCGGTACTGCGCATGATACACCACTGCTACACGCAGAACTTCACACACATCCACTCGGCCACCCCCGGCCCCATCGGGCTTGTGGCGCTGGCCGTGGCACGCATACTCAAACTGCCCGTGCACGCCACCTACCACACGGCGTTTCCCCAATATGTCAGCATGCTCACGGAAGATGCAGGGCTTGAGGATGCCATGTGGCGGTATATGGTATGGTATTACAATCAGATGGACCGTGTTTACGTGCCGTCGCACGCCACGGGTGAAGAACTGGTGGCACGCGGCATACACCCCTCGCGGGTGGTCTTTTATCCACGCGGCATCGATACGGAAAAATTCAGCCCGGCCCACCGCAACGGCTTTTACGGCCGGTACGGCGCCCATGCCGGAAAAACCCGCCTGCTGTATGTGGGGCGCATATCGCGTGAAAAGAACATGCATGTGCTTGCAAACGCATTTACGCAGCTGCTGCGCAGGCGCTCCGACGTTGAGCTGGCAGTGGTGGGCGACGGCCCGTGGACAGATGCCATGAAAGCACAGTTGTCAGGGCTGCCGGTACTCTTCACCGGCTACCTGACAGACGGCGACCTGAGCGCGGCCTACGCCTCGGCCGATGTGTTTGTCTTTCCTTCGGGCACCGACACCTTCGGCAATGTGGTGCTGGAAGCACAGGCTTCGGCCCTGCCCGTCATCGTCACGGACAAGGGCGGTCCCGCGGAAAACATGCTGCCCGACGAAACAGGACTCATGGTGCCCGAAGGAGATGCACAGGCTCTGGCCGCAGCCATGCACGCCCTGTGCGCCGACAGCGCCATGCGGACACGCATGAGCCGCGAAGCGCGGGCCTATGCCCAGAGCAGATCATTTGAGGCGGCCTTTCTGAAGCAATGGAACATGTACAGGCTGCAGAACGTCGCCTGA